From one Coffea eugenioides isolate CCC68of chromosome 11, Ceug_1.0, whole genome shotgun sequence genomic stretch:
- the LOC113752040 gene encoding uncharacterized protein LOC113752040 — translation MSLAEDFQVRLKFDYVLSHSAGLLWVFYNSPFSCSTMGEGAQFLSLFIQHPGLVSSVSFSAVNAATTGEERQALWAGLLQCKPSHGPWLVCGDFNVVIKEEEKKGERPFTVAEATDFVAFISSAGLVDGGFSGSRFTWCNNCHGPARIWKHLDRLLRNVDCFDAGLAIGVAHLERHPSDHAPLLLFAGTRLDGPRGKFFEICSKGGRGCWKVREKIIRWGVHAELQQAQASLRRALAMEESLWRQRARVKWLAVGDRNTKFFHSVVKQRRMNSIIHRIQKPDGGWVNEDTLIGEEAVRYFSSLFSLEDAPGIRDVPDVIPRLVSMEDNERLEEVPSLEEVWQTVREMDGNSAAGPDGFSGRFFSAAWEIVGSDVYNAVQSFFCGSEFPRLITATSIVLLPKVQQPKDFSQFRLISLCNFVNKIFSKILVRWLAPILPKIISPNQSGFVRGRSISDNYLLAQEVIAGIKRKARGGNVMFKFDMMKAYDRMMWSFLIKVLHSFGFGERWIDMVWRVISNVWFSVIVNGSLCRFFKSARGLRQGDPLSPALFIIGTEVLSWSLSQLVHRRGFQGFRVPRSCPTSTHLGYVDDVLIFSSATATSLRLVMRVLEDYEASSGQLVNKSKSCFLGHTNLGRPRMMVIQRATGFKSCSFPIRYLGYPLYYGRRKKEYFAGLCQAVVSKIESWKNRLLSAGGRIVLLKHVLSALPVYLLMAASPPKSVFKKIEGPSQIIFGVSQSGVTSVIGSGGKIYVCQGKKGAWGFDGWRIYIALFPSSYGGASVLCHLFGQPLLRLSTARRCGCCPSPKIETVEHVFATGEMVSRVWHFFGDPVLPCRLGAFLCRDFGVGPPGILYASAWSRPSGDFLKLNTDGYSKGNPSVSGGGGILRDGGGHLLLAFSCYFGHATSLQAEVPELLFGVKLCVQCGFGRLDVDLDSLVLVHILQGKASCPWGVYQEIQ, via the exons ATGTCTTTAGCGGAGGATTTTCAGGTTAGACTGAAGTTTGATTATGTGCTTTCCCACTCTGCGGGATTGTTGTGGGTTTTCTATAATTCTCCTTTTAGTTGTTCTACTATGGGTGAGGGTGCTCAATTTTTATCTTTATTTATTCAACATCCCGGCTTGGTGAGTTCGGTTTCCTTCTCGGCGGTAAATGCGGCCACCACTGGGGAGGAACGGCAGGCTCTTTGGGCGGGGTTGCTCCAATGCAAACCCTCACACGGCCCATGGCTGGTGTGTGGTGATTTTAATGTTGTTATTAAGGAGGAGGAAAAGAAGGGGGAACGGCCGTTTACAGTAGCTGAGGCAACTGATTTTGTGGCTTTCATAAGTTCTGCTGGATTGGTGGATGGCGGTTTTTCAGGTTCACGATTTACCTGGTGCAATAATTGCCATGGCCCCGCTAGGATCTGGAAACATTTGGACCGCTTATTGAGGAATGTGGATTGTTTTGATGCTGGTCTGGCGATTGGTGTTGCTCACTTGGAACGTCACCCCTCCGATCATGCACCATTGTTACTCTTCGCTGGTACAAGGTTGGATG GACCACGTGGGAAATTTTTCGAAATTTGTAGCAAAGGTGGAAGAGGATGTTGGAAGGTTCGAGAGAAGATTATAAGATGGGGGGTGCATGCGGAGCTTCAGCAGGCCCAGGCCTCGTTGAGACGCGCGTTAGCCATGGAGGAGTCACTGTGGAGGCAGCGAGCTCGGGTCAAATGGCTGGCTGTTGGTGATCGTAACACTAAGTTCTTTCATTCGGTGGTAAAGCAACGGCGTATGAATTCGATTATTCATCGGATTCAGAAGCCTGATGGGGGATGGGTTAATGAGGATACGCTCATTGGTGAGGAGGCAGTGCGGTATTTCTCCTCCTTATTCTCATTGGAGGATGCCCCTGGGATACGGGATGTGCCCGATGTTATTCCCCGACTAGTGTCTATGGAGGACAATGAGCGATTGGAGGAGGTCCCGTCCTTGGAGGAAGTCTGGCAAACAGTTCGTGAAATGGATGGGAATAGTGCTGCAGGTCCTGACGGTTTCTCCGGCCGATTTTTCTCTGCTGCTTGGGAGATAGTTGGGAGTGATGTGTATAACGCTGTTCAGAGTTTCTTTTGCGGCTCTGAGTTTCCCAGGCTAATCACTGCTACCTCCATAGTGTTGCTGCCCAAGGTGCAACAACCGAAGGATTTTTCACAGTTTCGCCTAATTAGTCTATGCAACTTTGtgaacaagattttctcaaaaattctGGTCCGCTGGCTGGCTCCGATATTACCTAAGATTATCTCCCCGAACCAGAGTGGGTTTGTACGGGGTCGGTCCATCTCTGACAATTACCTTCTAGCACAGGAAGTCATTGCGGGCATTAAGCGGAAGGCACGCGGGGGTAATGTCATGTTCAAGTTTGACATGATGAAAGCTTACGATAGGATGATGTGGTCTTTCTTGATAAAGGTCCTACACTCCTTTGGCTTTGGAGAACGTTGGATTGATATGGTCTGGCGGGTTATCTCCAATGTTTGGTTTTCCGTCATTGTAAATGGCTCACTCTGTAGATTCTTTAAGTCAGCTCGGGGGCTCCGCCAGGGGGATCCTTTATCGCCTGCTTTGTTCATCATTGGGACGGAGGTGCTTTCTTGGTCTTTAAGTCAGCTGGTGCATCGACGGGGGTTTCAAGGGTTCAGGGTCCCACGAAGCTGTCCGACTAGTACCCATTTGGGGTATGTTGATGATGTGCTAATTTTTTCAAGTGCGACCGCCACTTCTCTCCGGCTGGTAATGAGGGTTTTAGAGGACTATGAGGCGTCCTCTGGCCAGCTGGTGAATAAATCGAAGAGTTGCTTCTTAGGTCACACTAACTTGGGTAGGCCGAGGATGATGGTGATCCAGCGGGCTACGGGTTTCAAGTCGTGCTCCTTTCCCATCAGATATCTAGGGTACCCTCTGTATTATGGTCGACGGAAAAAGGAGTATTTTGCTGGATTATGCCAGGCTGTGGTGAGCAAGATTGAGTCCTGGAAGAACAGGTTGTTATCTGCTGGGGGTCGGATTGTACTATTGAAGCACGTCCTATCTGCTCTGCCGGTATATCTCTTAATGGCTGCATCACCTCCGAAATCTGTGTTTAAAAAGATTGAAGGCCCTTCTCAAATTATCTTTGGGGTGAGTCAGAGTGGGGTCACAAGCGTCATTGGATCAGGTGGCAAGATCTATGTGTGCCAGGGGAAGAAGGGGGCTTGGGGCTTCGACGGTTGGAGGATATACATAGCGCTTTTTCcatcaagctatggtggagcTTCCGTTCTCTGTCATCTCTTTGGGCAACCTTTATTAAGGCTAAGTACTGCGCGCAG GTGTGGGTGTTGCCCATCTCCGAAGATCGAGACTGTTGAGCATGTCTTTGCTACTGGGGAGATGGTGTCACGCGTATGGCACTTTTTTGGGGATCCA GTCCTTCCCTGCAGATTGGGTGCATTTCTATGCAGAGATTTCGGGGTGGGTCCCCCGGGTATCCTATACGCTAGTGCGTGGTCTCGACCTTCGGGGGATTTTCTCAAACTCAATACGGATGGGTATTCCAAGGGCAACCCTAGTGTTAGTGGGGGAGGAGGGATACTTCGGGATGGAGGTGGCCATTTGCTTTTGGCGTTTTCCTGTTATTTTGGTCATGCTACAAGTCTTCAGGCTGAGGTTCCTGAGCTTCTGTTTGGGGTTAAGCTGTGCGTTCAATGTGGCTTTGGCAGGTTAGATGTTGATTTAGATTCACTCGTTTTAGTCCACATCCTCCAAGGCAAGGCTAGCTGTCCTTGGGGTGTTTATCAGGAGATACAGTAG